Proteins from one Shewanella pealeana ATCC 700345 genomic window:
- a CDS encoding Ig-like domain-containing protein, whose product MMMRRHVTEHGRRTLIASTLIALMVGCGSDNNDNNDNNEGVNLPPVAGSLSVVAVIGEETAIDVLAESSDPEGGELTLSEAKVVNGVGEVRMQDNQLWFESDTYGLAQIEYVILDDQSNEGRAKVDVEVKASLRDYVGTDTCLSCHTNKASFQQTGHNFKFTKVEKDQMPEFPFTTMEGIFDHLEGVENSLGAPMSWADVSYVLGGYQRQGILLDKNGYMVNGTKAMVDVVPTGGVITADRMVPFAPGAGADAMPYKCGTCHNTGWRDYTSEPGDHRNRNRQDDLIGMEGTFALQGVQCEACHGAGSDHVKKPSKDNITRKAEGRLTADLTALNMAYGEPVACGECHTKEGERYYPSYQTPYNADFGGDTVGGRYKEYFEEGRTAGDALMAIDPDTGIPNGSKRHLHCADCHNPHQSTNFQDKPGHEQALITECQDCHGVKEFADGATKVHAAVADCTDCHMPINSHLFKIDLSEPSDSPYHFSKDGKFRQPWLRPSQSCKACHADDYDDRASRVELMHR is encoded by the coding sequence ATGATGATGAGAAGACATGTAACAGAGCATGGTCGCCGAACACTAATCGCCAGTACGCTGATAGCGCTTATGGTTGGTTGTGGTAGCGATAACAATGATAATAACGATAATAATGAAGGTGTTAATCTTCCTCCCGTGGCAGGCAGTTTATCTGTTGTTGCCGTCATCGGTGAGGAAACCGCTATTGATGTGCTGGCCGAGTCCAGCGATCCGGAGGGCGGTGAGCTAACATTGTCAGAGGCTAAAGTGGTAAATGGCGTCGGCGAAGTGCGTATGCAAGATAACCAACTTTGGTTTGAATCAGATACTTATGGCTTAGCCCAAATTGAGTATGTCATTCTTGACGATCAAAGCAATGAGGGGCGAGCGAAGGTTGATGTGGAAGTGAAGGCCAGTTTGCGCGATTACGTTGGTACTGATACTTGCCTTAGTTGCCATACAAATAAAGCGAGCTTCCAGCAGACCGGTCATAACTTTAAGTTTACTAAAGTCGAAAAAGATCAGATGCCGGAGTTTCCTTTCACCACCATGGAGGGGATATTTGACCATCTAGAGGGGGTTGAGAATAGTTTAGGGGCACCAATGAGCTGGGCTGATGTTAGCTATGTGCTCGGTGGATACCAGCGACAAGGGATATTGCTGGATAAAAATGGTTATATGGTTAATGGTACTAAAGCTATGGTAGACGTGGTGCCGACAGGGGGCGTGATCACCGCAGATAGAATGGTACCGTTTGCGCCTGGTGCTGGTGCAGATGCTATGCCTTATAAATGTGGTACTTGTCATAACACTGGCTGGCGAGATTACACTTCTGAGCCAGGCGATCACCGTAATCGTAATCGTCAGGATGATTTAATCGGCATGGAAGGAACCTTTGCTCTGCAAGGCGTGCAATGTGAGGCGTGCCACGGTGCTGGTAGCGATCACGTTAAGAAACCAAGTAAAGATAATATCACTCGTAAAGCAGAGGGTCGTCTAACCGCGGACTTGACGGCACTGAATATGGCCTATGGAGAGCCTGTAGCTTGTGGTGAATGTCATACTAAAGAGGGGGAGCGGTATTACCCAAGCTATCAGACACCTTATAATGCTGACTTTGGCGGAGACACAGTTGGCGGTCGCTATAAGGAATACTTTGAAGAAGGTCGGACAGCAGGAGACGCCTTAATGGCTATCGATCCTGACACAGGTATACCTAATGGGTCGAAGCGCCATCTTCACTGTGCAGATTGCCACAATCCACATCAATCTACTAACTTCCAAGATAAACCAGGACACGAACAGGCATTGATCACTGAGTGTCAAGATTGTCATGGGGTCAAGGAGTTTGCAGATGGAGCGACTAAAGTTCATGCCGCAGTTGCAGATTGTACAGATTGTCATATGCCAATCAACTCACATCTCTTTAAAATTGATCTGTCGGAACCTTCTGACAGCCCTTATCATTTCTCGAAGGATGGTAAGTTCCGTCAGCCTTGGTTGAGACCGTCACAGTCGTGTAAAGCGTGTCATGCTGATGACTATGATGATAGAGCCTCACGAGTAGAGCTAATGCACCGTTAA
- a CDS encoding AraC family transcriptional regulator, translating to MVSLENISITEHNDSDSSESKIDVVKLEQIYTHQNQYFDNPFQPQFANYFSFIYIEKGQGEHLVDGVLHPYQSGDVIFINQGQHHAFDAADSPQGKMVIITPTFFSECSANIRYSYFIPFHLSLSCASVLRLDPCLSQNCHSMINLISDAIAQQRSDSIEVKLLFSALVLKLAQLRSSSSQRNNADGEHRRRFSEFLGLVEQKFHLEREAKSYADQMHLSYKALNQLCKCCSGRTAKQIIDFRLNLEILRKLRMQGDCVQSIAFELGFDDITNFVRYFKRLNGQTPSCYRSAYNAVM from the coding sequence ATGGTTTCTTTAGAGAATATTTCGATTACAGAGCATAATGATTCAGACTCTTCTGAGTCGAAAATTGATGTGGTGAAGCTGGAGCAGATTTACACTCATCAGAATCAATATTTCGATAACCCATTTCAACCTCAATTCGCCAACTATTTTAGTTTTATCTATATCGAGAAGGGGCAAGGGGAGCACTTAGTAGATGGGGTACTACACCCTTATCAGAGTGGCGATGTGATCTTTATCAATCAGGGACAGCATCATGCATTCGATGCCGCAGATTCCCCCCAAGGAAAGATGGTCATTATTACCCCAACTTTTTTTTCAGAGTGTTCGGCCAATATTCGTTACTCTTACTTTATTCCGTTTCACTTAAGCCTGTCATGCGCTTCGGTACTGCGGCTTGACCCTTGTTTGAGTCAGAATTGCCATAGCATGATTAATCTTATATCAGATGCTATCGCTCAGCAGAGATCTGACTCTATTGAAGTCAAATTATTATTTTCTGCTTTGGTGCTTAAGTTGGCTCAGTTGCGTAGCTCTAGCTCACAAAGAAATAATGCTGATGGTGAGCATAGACGACGTTTTAGCGAGTTTCTCGGCTTGGTGGAGCAGAAATTTCACCTTGAGCGTGAGGCTAAGAGTTATGCCGACCAAATGCATCTAAGCTACAAGGCTTTAAACCAATTATGTAAATGCTGTAGTGGGCGTACGGCTAAGCAGATTATAGACTTCCGTTTGAATTTAGAGATTTTACGAAAACTAAGAATGCAGGGGGATTGTGTGCAATCTATCGCTTTTGAGTTAGGTTTTGATGACATTACAAATTTTGTACGATATTTCAAGCGTCTTAATGGACAAACACCATCGTGTTATCGGTCGGCTTACAACGCCGTTATGTAA
- a CDS encoding ABC-F family ATPase, which produces MITTANITMQFGAKPLFENISIKFGGGNRYGLIGANGCGKSTFMKILAGDLEPTGGNVSLDVNERLGKLSQNQFGYEEFNVVDTVIMGHAELWKVKQERDRIYSLPEMSEEDGIKVADLEMEFAEMDGYTAESRAGELLMGVGIGVEQHFGLMSEIAPGFKLRVLLAQALFSDPDVLLLDEPTNNLDIDTIRWLQEMLNQRNSTMIIISHDRYFLNSVCTHMADLDYGDIRVFPGNYDEYMMAAQQSRERLMSDNAKKKAQIAELQGFVARFSANASKAKQATSRAKLIDKIKLDEIKASSRVNPFIRFEQEKKLFRNALIVEDLSKGFDKPLFKDLNIIAEVGERIAILGDNGVGKTTLLRTLVHDIPQDSGTIQWSENSAIGYYAQDHESDFANDMTLFEWMSQWRKPEDDDQSVRGYLGRMLFGSDDIKKSVKVLSGGEKGRMLFGKLIMQKPNILLLDEPTNHMDMESIESLNNALEMYEGTLVFVSHDRAFVSSLANRIIEITPNGVNDFKGTYDEFLTSKGIEG; this is translated from the coding sequence TTGATCACTACAGCTAATATCACCATGCAGTTTGGCGCCAAGCCACTGTTTGAAAACATCTCAATTAAGTTTGGCGGCGGAAACAGATACGGTCTGATCGGCGCGAACGGTTGTGGTAAATCAACCTTCATGAAGATCCTTGCTGGTGATTTAGAGCCAACTGGCGGTAACGTATCATTAGACGTGAACGAGCGTTTGGGTAAGTTGAGTCAGAACCAGTTTGGTTACGAAGAGTTCAACGTTGTTGACACTGTAATCATGGGCCACGCTGAACTTTGGAAAGTGAAGCAAGAACGTGACCGTATTTATTCTTTGCCAGAAATGTCTGAAGAAGATGGTATTAAAGTAGCTGATTTAGAAATGGAATTTGCTGAGATGGACGGTTATACCGCTGAATCTCGCGCAGGTGAGTTACTAATGGGCGTGGGTATTGGTGTTGAGCAACATTTCGGTCTAATGAGCGAAATCGCACCAGGCTTTAAGTTACGTGTATTGTTGGCTCAGGCGCTATTTAGCGATCCAGATGTACTGCTTCTTGACGAACCAACCAACAACTTGGACATCGACACTATTCGTTGGTTGCAAGAGATGCTTAACCAGCGTAACAGCACCATGATTATCATTTCGCACGATAGATATTTCTTGAACTCTGTTTGTACGCATATGGCTGACTTGGATTACGGCGATATCCGTGTATTCCCAGGTAACTATGACGAGTACATGATGGCTGCACAGCAGTCACGTGAGCGTTTGATGTCTGATAACGCTAAGAAGAAGGCACAAATTGCCGAGCTTCAAGGATTCGTTGCACGTTTCTCTGCTAACGCTTCTAAAGCTAAGCAAGCAACATCACGTGCCAAGCTAATCGATAAAATTAAGCTTGATGAAATTAAAGCGTCTAGCCGTGTTAATCCATTCATTCGTTTCGAGCAAGAGAAGAAACTATTCCGTAATGCTTTGATTGTTGAAGACTTAAGCAAAGGCTTTGATAAGCCATTATTTAAAGATCTAAACATCATTGCTGAAGTGGGCGAGCGTATCGCGATCTTGGGTGACAACGGTGTGGGTAAAACTACATTGTTACGTACCTTAGTACACGATATCCCACAAGACTCGGGTACGATTCAGTGGTCTGAAAACTCTGCTATTGGTTACTACGCACAGGATCACGAGTCAGATTTCGCTAACGACATGACTTTGTTTGAGTGGATGAGCCAGTGGCGCAAACCTGAAGATGACGATCAATCAGTACGTGGTTACTTAGGCCGTATGCTGTTTGGTTCTGACGATATCAAGAAGTCAGTTAAAGTACTATCTGGTGGTGAAAAGGGCCGCATGTTGTTTGGTAAGCTTATTATGCAAAAGCCAAACATCCTGCTATTGGACGAGCCAACCAACCACATGGATATGGAATCAATCGAGTCATTGAACAACGCATTAGAGATGTACGAAGGTACACTAGTGTTCGTCAGTCATGACCGTGCATTCGTATCATCATTGGCGAACCGTATTATTGAAATCACACCAAATGGTGTGAATGATTTCAAGGGAACTTATGATGAGTTCCTAACGAGCAAAGGTATCGAAGGTTAA
- the rodA gene encoding rod shape-determining protein RodA, with translation MFKYTPRIDFPLLLAISLLILLGSLTVWSASGFSESILERHLVRAVMAISCIVVMSVIPPLSYKRATPYLYASAVILLLGVIFAGDSTNGSQRWLVIGPIRFQPSELVKVAIPLMVAWILAAEGGRPDIKKITICLLVTSVPAGLIFIQPDLDGAIFTVIYALFVLYFAGMSWKIIGSFIGGVAITIPMLWFFVMEAYQKKRVTQFLDPESDPLGAGYQIIQSLIAIGSGGMHGKGWTNATQGQLGFIPESHTDFIFSTYAEQWGFIGCLLLVGLYLFITGRVIWLAYQCKSSFNRLVSATFALSFFLYAFINMGMVSGILPVMGSPLPFFSYGGTAMITQGICFGIIMSLCLQKSYKP, from the coding sequence ATGTTTAAATATACACCTCGAATTGACTTCCCTTTACTACTCGCGATTTCGTTGTTGATTCTGCTTGGCTCCCTAACGGTATGGAGTGCTAGCGGTTTCAGTGAATCTATTCTAGAGCGACACCTTGTTCGAGCTGTTATGGCGATAAGCTGCATTGTTGTCATGTCAGTCATCCCACCGTTAAGTTATAAACGAGCTACCCCTTATCTATATGCATCTGCAGTCATTCTCCTGCTCGGAGTCATTTTTGCTGGTGATAGCACTAACGGCTCTCAACGCTGGTTGGTTATTGGTCCTATACGATTCCAGCCGTCGGAGTTAGTCAAGGTTGCTATCCCCTTGATGGTTGCATGGATTTTAGCAGCCGAAGGTGGGCGACCTGATATTAAAAAAATCACCATCTGTCTACTTGTTACTTCTGTTCCGGCGGGATTGATATTTATTCAGCCAGATCTGGATGGTGCAATATTTACAGTTATCTACGCGCTGTTTGTTTTGTACTTTGCCGGAATGAGTTGGAAAATTATTGGTTCGTTTATCGGTGGGGTCGCGATTACTATCCCTATGTTGTGGTTTTTTGTCATGGAGGCCTATCAGAAAAAACGTGTGACTCAATTTTTGGATCCAGAATCCGATCCCCTTGGTGCGGGTTACCAAATTATTCAATCATTGATTGCAATTGGTTCAGGGGGAATGCATGGAAAAGGTTGGACGAATGCAACGCAGGGGCAACTTGGATTCATCCCGGAAAGTCACACTGACTTTATTTTCTCAACCTATGCTGAGCAGTGGGGTTTTATCGGATGCTTACTCTTGGTAGGGCTTTATTTGTTTATTACAGGACGAGTCATTTGGCTAGCTTATCAATGTAAGTCGTCATTCAATCGTTTAGTCAGTGCCACTTTTGCACTTAGTTTCTTCTTATATGCCTTTATTAATATGGGGATGGTGAGCGGTATACTGCCAGTAATGGGCAGCCCATTGCCCTTTTTTAGCTATGGTGGCACAGCGATGATCACCCAAGGGATCTGTTTCGGCATCATAATGTCACTTTGTCTACAAAAGTCATATAAACCCTAA
- a CDS encoding universal stress protein — translation MKSFKNILLVSQGLPSDSDSIGQALRLSQANNAQVKGLIVCPALSANVINSHKINTQYQDTYENALRQIVNQQIDKSRLQNHIAEVDVPLPVEVLSGEKPAVNIIKNILKHKHDLLIKDAEPLAETGEGFKAIDMTLLRKCPCPVWLNRLVHQPLDKRQVAVAIDPISSSLEENALSLRMLQLARDIANRCDYRLHILSCWEYQLESYLRNTLWIKIDQQELTTELEASRMRHREALDSLIEQSGVDGEIIIHHLQGAADAQIPEFVNEKGIDILVMGTLARTGIPGFVIGNTAENILQSIKCSLVALKPEGFESPIS, via the coding sequence ATGAAAAGTTTCAAGAATATATTATTGGTGAGTCAGGGATTACCCAGTGACAGTGACTCAATCGGGCAGGCTCTGCGACTGTCTCAAGCCAATAATGCACAGGTGAAAGGTTTGATTGTTTGCCCAGCACTCTCGGCTAACGTCATCAACTCTCACAAAATAAACACCCAATATCAAGACACCTATGAAAATGCCCTGCGTCAAATAGTCAATCAGCAAATAGATAAAAGCAGACTGCAAAATCATATCGCGGAGGTTGATGTTCCCTTGCCTGTGGAAGTATTAAGCGGTGAAAAACCTGCGGTAAATATCATTAAAAACATCTTAAAGCATAAGCATGATTTGTTGATCAAAGATGCCGAACCTTTGGCCGAAACTGGTGAAGGGTTCAAGGCAATCGATATGACATTACTACGAAAATGTCCTTGTCCTGTCTGGCTTAATCGTTTAGTTCATCAACCCTTGGACAAACGACAGGTTGCAGTCGCGATCGATCCTATTAGTTCAAGCCTCGAAGAAAATGCACTCTCACTTAGAATGTTGCAGTTAGCACGTGATATTGCCAACAGATGCGACTATCGCTTACATATTTTATCTTGCTGGGAGTATCAACTCGAAAGCTACCTAAGAAATACTCTGTGGATTAAAATTGATCAGCAAGAGCTTACAACAGAACTTGAAGCCTCAAGGATGCGCCACCGCGAAGCATTAGATAGTCTGATTGAACAATCCGGTGTTGACGGTGAAATTATTATTCACCACCTGCAAGGTGCTGCAGATGCTCAAATCCCAGAGTTCGTCAATGAGAAAGGGATCGATATTTTAGTGATGGGAACCTTGGCAAGGACTGGTATTCCTGGCTTTGTTATTGGCAACACGGCAGAGAATATATTGCAGTCGATCAAATGCTCGTTAGTGGCATTAAAGCCTGAAGGGTTTGAGTCACCGATCAGTTAA
- a CDS encoding recombinase family protein codes for MKTYLYTRYSPKNKSYQGQLTAMRLLAPEAEHFQDKVRGDTPPMERAAFKQLLSSVKSKDTVIIWWLTDFGHDFSQTLHTITRFLDKGVRLQTSCEPLVFEADSTQSHGLLALISGYGKVQTQHRLLAAEQGRNALKHDSEQWKQRFSGRPANKEKHQQIATLLLEGETLLSVAEQCGVSISTVKRVKAKLGTFDDEGSLRRRGKAASTSNDTE; via the coding sequence ATGAAGACCTACCTTTATACTCGGTACTCCCCCAAGAACAAATCCTATCAAGGCCAACTAACTGCGATGAGGTTGTTAGCCCCAGAGGCCGAGCACTTCCAAGACAAAGTACGTGGCGATACTCCTCCCATGGAACGAGCAGCGTTTAAGCAATTACTTAGCTCTGTTAAATCCAAAGATACGGTGATCATCTGGTGGTTGACTGATTTCGGTCATGATTTCAGCCAAACCTTACACACTATCACCCGCTTTTTGGATAAAGGAGTTAGATTGCAGACGTCCTGTGAACCACTGGTATTTGAAGCAGATTCGACTCAAAGCCATGGGTTACTGGCTCTCATATCGGGTTACGGAAAAGTACAAACCCAACATCGGCTATTGGCTGCAGAGCAAGGTAGAAATGCACTCAAACACGACTCTGAGCAATGGAAACAAAGATTCAGCGGTAGACCTGCAAATAAAGAGAAACATCAGCAAATCGCCACATTGTTACTTGAAGGGGAAACTCTACTAAGTGTTGCGGAGCAGTGTGGCGTCAGTATATCTACCGTAAAACGTGTCAAAGCCAAATTAGGTACATTTGACGATGAAGGCAGCTTGAGACGCAGAGGAAAAGCCGCCTCAACCTCGAATGATACTGAGTGA
- a CDS encoding VOC family protein produces MKMNHLGIMVGDMHKAVEFYTNALGLKVVMGNTQVVEERETAIGRMCIAVFGEGFKGFNIAHLVTTDGIGVELFEMVDRQERHEVDFSRIGIFHFCLQTDDFEGVIKRTKEFGGRVRMDIMRYHPEDDNKQAKMVYLEDPFGNLFELYSHTYEETYASDYE; encoded by the coding sequence ATGAAGATGAATCACCTAGGTATCATGGTCGGCGATATGCATAAAGCCGTTGAGTTTTATACTAATGCTCTAGGCCTAAAAGTGGTGATGGGCAACACACAAGTTGTTGAAGAGCGTGAGACGGCTATCGGGAGAATGTGTATTGCGGTTTTCGGCGAAGGCTTTAAAGGTTTCAATATTGCTCACCTTGTGACAACTGATGGGATTGGCGTTGAACTGTTTGAAATGGTTGATCGTCAAGAACGCCATGAAGTCGATTTCTCTCGTATTGGTATTTTCCATTTCTGTCTTCAAACTGACGACTTTGAAGGTGTGATTAAACGTACTAAGGAATTTGGCGGCAGAGTGCGTATGGATATTATGCGTTATCATCCGGAAGATGATAATAAACAGGCCAAAATGGTTTATCTAGAAGATCCGTTCGGTAACTTGTTTGAGCTTTATTCGCATACTTACGAAGAAACTTATGCGTCTGACTACGAGTAA
- a CDS encoding heavy metal translocating P-type ATPase, translated as MANISLYVPKMSCASCVAKIETAFANASRNGQGDIAARVNLADKLVQVSGAISAEDAIQIIASVGYDSEAIIDARTAAEQKGIDERKEYRLRLIQASIGLGLGVPLMLWGLLGGEMMVSNAQQQQAWGVVGVITFLVMLFTGRHFYQGMWRAIKAKSANMDTLIALGTSAAWIYSMMVVIAPEWFPADTRHVYFEASVMILGLINLGHALELRARGKTSEAVQRLLGLQVTTAIRLTDDGDEEVEINLLQVGDRLRLRPGDRVALDGEILIGQTLINESMLTGEPIPVHKAVGDNISAGTVNGNGALIYRVTASAKDTKLSKIIELVQQAQTSKMPIGRLTDKISAYFVPVVIIIALLSSLIWYLFGPAPALSHALVVLTSVLIIACPCALGLATPMSIMVSVGRAAQMGVLVRNGEALQTASKITTVVLDKTGTVTQGSPEVTEILLLDKNICELSLLEDVASLEQHSEHPLASAIMTKAKQQSITLKEPDSFANVQGKGITGFIAGRHYAVGNMGLMQQAGLGGKLDADIDGNVDGISGYQQQVAEFASKGQTPVFVAVDKVLVAIISIADPIKADAAEAVQAMKNQGLKVVLLTGDNPLTAQAVADKVGIDSVFAQVLPEQKQQKVLELQQAGEVVAMVGDGINDAPALMSADVGIAMGSGTEVAIESADFTLLSARLIVINDTLALARASMTNIKQNLFGAFIYNSLGIPIAAGVLFPFTGILLSPVIAGAAMALSSLTVVSNANRLRSQRLK; from the coding sequence ATGGCTAACATAAGTTTATATGTACCTAAGATGAGCTGCGCAAGTTGCGTAGCCAAGATTGAAACAGCCTTTGCAAATGCCAGCCGTAATGGCCAAGGTGATATTGCCGCAAGGGTGAATCTGGCCGATAAACTGGTACAGGTGTCGGGAGCGATTTCAGCCGAAGATGCAATACAGATAATCGCAAGTGTAGGCTATGACAGTGAAGCTATCATCGATGCACGCACAGCCGCAGAGCAAAAAGGCATCGATGAGCGTAAAGAGTATCGGCTTAGGTTAATACAGGCATCAATTGGCTTGGGTCTGGGTGTGCCTTTAATGCTCTGGGGCCTGCTCGGTGGCGAAATGATGGTGAGCAATGCCCAGCAGCAACAGGCTTGGGGCGTAGTGGGTGTAATCACTTTTTTGGTGATGCTATTTACCGGCCGGCACTTCTATCAGGGCATGTGGCGCGCCATTAAGGCTAAAAGCGCCAACATGGACACCCTTATCGCGTTAGGTACCAGTGCGGCGTGGATCTATTCAATGATGGTGGTGATTGCCCCCGAGTGGTTCCCAGCCGATACGCGACATGTGTATTTTGAGGCCAGTGTGATGATTTTAGGTTTAATTAACCTTGGTCACGCATTAGAGCTGCGCGCTCGAGGCAAGACCAGTGAAGCGGTGCAGCGTCTTCTTGGTTTACAGGTAACCACTGCGATACGCCTAACTGACGATGGTGATGAAGAGGTGGAGATTAATCTGCTGCAAGTGGGCGATAGATTGCGACTCAGACCCGGAGATAGGGTGGCACTCGATGGCGAGATCTTAATAGGGCAGACACTGATTAATGAGTCGATGTTGACCGGCGAGCCCATTCCTGTCCATAAAGCAGTAGGCGATAATATTAGCGCTGGTACGGTTAATGGTAATGGGGCGCTTATCTATCGCGTCACTGCATCGGCGAAGGATACTAAGCTGTCGAAGATCATCGAATTAGTTCAGCAGGCCCAAACCTCAAAAATGCCCATAGGCCGCTTAACCGATAAGATTTCGGCCTACTTTGTGCCTGTTGTTATCATTATTGCACTGCTCAGCTCGCTAATTTGGTACCTGTTCGGGCCAGCACCTGCGCTGTCTCACGCCCTAGTCGTATTGACCAGCGTATTGATTATTGCCTGCCCTTGTGCGCTCGGTTTAGCAACGCCTATGTCGATAATGGTCTCGGTAGGCCGCGCTGCGCAGATGGGCGTTTTAGTTCGAAATGGTGAAGCGCTGCAAACCGCCAGCAAGATCACCACAGTAGTGTTAGATAAAACTGGCACTGTGACCCAAGGGTCGCCTGAGGTGACAGAGATTTTGCTGTTAGATAAAAATATATGTGAATTAAGCTTACTCGAAGATGTAGCAAGTCTAGAGCAACATTCTGAGCACCCACTCGCCAGCGCCATAATGACTAAGGCTAAACAACAATCCATTACGCTCAAGGAGCCTGATAGTTTTGCCAATGTGCAAGGCAAGGGGATTACAGGGTTTATTGCTGGGCGTCACTACGCTGTTGGTAATATGGGCCTGATGCAACAAGCAGGCTTAGGCGGCAAACTTGATGCTGATATCGATGGAAATGTAGATGGCATATCTGGCTATCAACAGCAGGTGGCAGAGTTTGCGAGCAAGGGCCAAACGCCTGTGTTTGTGGCAGTGGATAAAGTGCTGGTGGCCATAATATCAATTGCCGACCCGATAAAAGCCGATGCTGCAGAGGCAGTGCAGGCGATGAAAAACCAGGGATTAAAGGTGGTGCTATTGACAGGAGATAACCCGTTAACGGCCCAAGCAGTTGCAGACAAAGTGGGTATTGATAGCGTATTTGCTCAGGTGTTACCCGAGCAAAAACAGCAAAAGGTGCTCGAATTACAGCAAGCAGGGGAAGTGGTGGCCATGGTGGGCGATGGCATCAATGATGCGCCCGCTCTAATGAGTGCTGATGTTGGTATTGCCATGGGCAGTGGTACCGAAGTTGCCATTGAGAGTGCCGACTTTACGCTGCTATCGGCAAGACTCATAGTGATTAACGATACCTTAGCACTCGCGCGGGCAAGCATGACCAATATCAAACAGAACTTGTTTGGTGCCTTTATTTATAACAGCTTGGGGATCCCCATTGCGGCAGGGGTATTATTCCCCTTTACTGGCATCTTGCTCAGCCCTGTAATTGCGGGAGCTGCAATGGCGCTGTCTTCACTAACGGTGGTGAGTAACGCTAACCGTCTACGCTCACAGAGACTAAAATGA
- a CDS encoding multidrug effflux MFS transporter, with protein sequence MNFKAILLACLIISVGQLSMGLVFPSLPWIAKDFSVSHEQVQILVSIYLLGFGPSQFFYGPISDALGRKKVLLIGLMIAMLGLLMIIFLSHSFTGMVLGRFLQGLGTGCCAVLARASTRDNFSGAELPVAMSYIAMVASITPLFAPVLGGFINFHFGWTMVFISLLGYLTLVWAVAALRFQETIDHPSPLPSPKKVLLQYRELLSSRYFMSFASIGWLNFSLMITTISVMPFIMQNQIGMTSDKYAMWAIIPALGMLIGASICNRIRPLIGSKKLLLYTPVLHLAAAVWLFFCPVEPLYLMLGQLLMILGNSIALPCVQAMVMQPYKKQAGAAAAMSGGGQMVVSSIVSMVLINLGLSQAWQLSLIIVVFAIITLINVMRGFATQEAMQSITTKQ encoded by the coding sequence ATGAATTTTAAAGCCATCTTACTGGCCTGTTTAATTATCAGTGTCGGGCAATTGAGTATGGGATTAGTATTCCCATCACTGCCTTGGATAGCCAAAGATTTTTCGGTTTCCCATGAACAGGTTCAGATATTGGTCAGTATTTATTTACTAGGATTTGGTCCTTCACAGTTTTTCTACGGCCCTATTTCTGATGCGCTTGGACGCAAAAAAGTGTTGTTAATTGGCCTGATGATCGCCATGCTAGGTCTACTTATGATCATTTTTCTCAGCCATTCATTTACCGGTATGGTGCTAGGGCGCTTCCTTCAAGGATTAGGTACCGGATGTTGTGCTGTACTGGCTCGAGCCTCCACACGAGATAACTTCAGTGGTGCAGAACTGCCAGTTGCAATGTCCTACATAGCAATGGTCGCCTCGATAACACCTCTGTTCGCTCCAGTGCTTGGTGGCTTCATCAACTTCCACTTTGGTTGGACTATGGTGTTCATCTCTTTACTGGGTTACCTCACTCTCGTTTGGGCTGTTGCGGCATTACGATTCCAGGAAACTATCGACCATCCCTCTCCCCTTCCGTCTCCGAAGAAGGTGTTACTTCAGTATCGTGAGCTACTGAGTTCTCGTTACTTCATGAGCTTTGCCAGCATAGGTTGGCTAAATTTCAGTTTGATGATCACTACGATTTCGGTGATGCCATTTATCATGCAAAACCAAATTGGTATGACGTCTGATAAGTACGCGATGTGGGCGATAATCCCTGCATTAGGCATGTTAATCGGCGCCAGTATCTGTAATCGGATCCGTCCCTTAATCGGTAGTAAGAAACTCCTGCTATATACGCCAGTGTTGCACCTAGCCGCAGCGGTGTGGTTGTTCTTCTGCCCAGTCGAGCCTTTATACTTAATGTTGGGACAACTACTGATGATTCTAGGTAACAGTATCGCCTTACCTTGTGTTCAAGCCATGGTGATGCAGCCATACAAGAAACAAGCGGGAGCGGCGGCAGCGATGTCTGGAGGCGGACAGATGGTGGTTTCCTCAATAGTCAGTATGGTACTGATAAATTTAGGATTAAGCCAAGCCTGGCAGCTTTCTTTGATCATTGTCGTCTTTGCAATAATCACGCTCATTAATGTTATGCGTGGTTTTGCCACCCAAGAAGCCATGCAATCAATCACGACTAAACAATAA